GTTTCCGGAAAAGCCGTACGCAACCGTTCGCCCGAAAACGTCGTAGGCGAGCTCAAGCAATGCGTCGAACGCCACGGCATCCGCGATTTTCTGTTCCGCTCCGATCTCTTCACCGCCAACAAGCGCTGGGCGCTGTCGCTGTGCCAGGCCATTCAGGAGGCGGGTCTCAAGATTCAATGGTCCTGCAACAGCCGCGCCGATACGCTCAGCGAGGAATTAGCGCGCGCCATGAAAGCCGCTGGCTGCTGGCTTGTCTCCTTCGGCGTCGAAAGCGGAGATCCCGATATGCTGGAAAAGATGCGCAAGCAGATCGATTTCGCAAAGATCGAACCCTGCGTCAAACTCTGCCGCCGCGCCGGTCTTAAATGCAGCGTTTATTTCCTCATCGGCCTTCCCTGGGAAAACCTGGAAACCTTCCGGCGCTCCGTCCGCTTCGCCCGCCAGCTCGATCCCGACTTCATCGAATTCTTTTACGCCTACCCCTTTTACGGAACCGAATTTTACCGCGAAGCCGTAAAAGAAGACTTGCTCAAAGATGGCGAACTGCCCCGCGCCGCCTACAACGCCCCCGCCATCCCCACCAAGTACCTGACGCTAGAACAACTTATGCCCCTGCGCAAAGAAGCCCTGCGCGCCTTCTACCTCCGCCCCCGCTATATCCTGCGGACATTAGCGAACAATCCTTCGCCCAAGGTTTGGATGAACTATTTCATATATGGATGGAAGCAACTGCGGGATTTGATTTCGTAGTTCCTTGAGATAGACCGCGCCGTTTGATCCTTCAATATCTACTTTCGATTTCATGCTATACTATCTCCTAGAGATTTTTCATTCGCAATAAATTGCGTAATTTTTCCATAGGAGAATTGACTTATGAGTAAAAACGTAAAAGTAATCTATGAAAATGGAGTATTCCGGCCTTTGGAGCCTGTAACGTTTCGCGAGCATCAACAGATGATCGTTGCGATTGAAGAGAGTCAAGAAACATTGTCAGAAAACCAATCGGAGAATTGTTACGACATTGCCATGCGAAACGGCATTAT
The nucleotide sequence above comes from Candidatus Omnitrophota bacterium. Encoded proteins:
- a CDS encoding antitoxin family protein yields the protein MSKNVKVIYENGVFRPLEPVTFREHQQMIVAIEESQETLSENQSENCYDIAMRNGIIGMIEDAPPDLSVNPKYFEGFGR
- a CDS encoding radical SAM protein, giving the protein MAQPWKKVFLIVPPTGKYIREERCQTPLEDLHTVALRPPMDLLYMAGVLEPLGMECLLCDYPALDLTWDDFDRDLHEFHPDALVISITTPTLKDDLEAAARAKQFDPAIATVSKGAHFKYLDEDALRQFPQLDLVMRGEYEETIAELAAGKEWAETDGVTFRNGDAIHKTPDRAFIQEIDAIPYPARHLIDNTPYFRPDTGELQTTIVTSRGCPFPCVYCLAGEVSGKAVRNRSPENVVGELKQCVERHGIRDFLFRSDLFTANKRWALSLCQAIQEAGLKIQWSCNSRADTLSEELARAMKAAGCWLVSFGVESGDPDMLEKMRKQIDFAKIEPCVKLCRRAGLKCSVYFLIGLPWENLETFRRSVRFARQLDPDFIEFFYAYPFYGTEFYREAVKEDLLKDGELPRAAYNAPAIPTKYLTLEQLMPLRKEALRAFYLRPRYILRTLANNPSPKVWMNYFIYGWKQLRDLIS